TGAAAACGAGACAACTCCATCCTCCTGGGAATACAATACCGATAGGGTACTTAAAAAAAGGACTATAATTAGTGCATACTTTTTCATATTACTTAACTATAGTTATAGAACCTTTTTTTACTTTCTTATCTTGAGTCGTAATTATATAATAATAAACAGGATTTATGTTTTTAAAATCTAATGCTGCTTCTGGCCAATTGTTTAAATATCCATTTGTTTTTAATACAATTTCTCCGTTTGAGTCCATTACTAGAACCTCAGCATTATTCCCTACAGCATATTCTTGAGGGATTACCCATGTATCATTTATGCCGTCGTTGTTTGGACTAATCAAATTAGGAATTGTGGTAACATTTGAATCTACAACTGGATTAACCACAAAAGGAATTTCGTCCTGGATAATACAGCCGGAATTTTGTGTTACAATAACTTTATAAGTCCCTTCAATAGTTACATCGTAAGTATTTGATGTAGCACCTGATATTAGTACGTCATTTTGATACCATTCATAAGTAGGATTAATGGCATTTGAAGTAGCCACAACTGTTTTTGTTTCACCCGAAACAAGTGTACTTGTACTGGCAATATTTATAGAACTTTCAATTTGGTATGCCTCTAAATTAATTACCGAATTAGATTGGCAATTGCCATAATCTATAGAAACAGAATAAGTTCCTGACTGATTTGTTTGATAGGTATTTTCTGTTGCGCCTTCAATTTTTACATTTTCTTTGTACCATTGATAGGTATTTCCTGATGCTGAAGTAAGCGTAGTAGCTACTCCTCCAGAACAAAATGGGTTTCCAAGACTTGAGGTTATCGGCAAGACCGTTCCTGAAACTTGTGTTACTATAACACTATTTGATTTCGAATTCGAATCCGTACAGGAAGCATAATCAATCTCAACATAATAGGTTCCTGCTGAATTTACAATTATTGAAGATCCTGTTTGTCCCGAAATAACGTTAGCATCTTTATACCATTTGTACTTTATATTGGGATAGTTTGAAGGAGATGAGTTTGGAATAGATGGAGTTGGATTATCTATAGCTAGCGTTATGGTTCCACCTGAACACAAATAAGCCGCTGGATTTTTATTATTTATAAAATAAACATCTTCATAAGGCTTATAATATGCCGGAAAATAAGGAATTGTTGCACTACTATTATTGGGGTCTTTAATAGAAAAATCCCCGC
Above is a window of Flavobacterium sp. 123 DNA encoding:
- a CDS encoding gliding motility-associated C-terminal domain-containing protein; translation: MRISIVDKYFFCFLTLVLSLTTAIHAQVITPQTLVFSKICAGSYNQFDATFNYSGFPALTTFEVLLSDNLGSFTNPTTTTTLATLDLSVSKKTITFAVPETLIGSEVYKLRIKSSTGYISGDFSIKDPNNSSATIPYFPAYYKPYEDVYFINNKNPAAYLCSGGTITLAIDNPTPSIPNSSPSNYPNIKYKWYKDANVISGQTGSSIIVNSAGTYYVEIDYASCTDSNSKSNSVIVTQVSGTVLPITSSLGNPFCSGGVATTLTSASGNTYQWYKENVKIEGATENTYQTNQSGTYSVSIDYGNCQSNSVINLEAYQIESSINIASTSTLVSGETKTVVATSNAINPTYEWYQNDVLISGATSNTYDVTIEGTYKVIVTQNSGCIIQDEIPFVVNPVVDSNVTTIPNLISPNNDGINDTWVIPQEYAVGNNAEVLVMDSNGEIVLKTNGYLNNWPEAALDFKNINPVYYYIITTQDKKVKKGSITIVK